DNA from Acidimicrobiales bacterium:
GGCCGGCCCACGACGACCCGGCTGTCGTTCCCCCCGACCGGTGACGTGACCGTCGCCTACCGGTTCGTCGTGCCCATCGAGGGGGCGGGAACCCCGATCAGCGTGTACGGGGACTTCGTCTTTGCCGCCAGGGGAAGGGCCGGCGCCGTTCTGACCGTCGAGAGCCAGGGTGCCGCCCCGGACCCCGCCCTGGAGCAGCGACTCGTCCGCACCGTGGCCAGCCGCCTGTCCCCCGCATGAGCGACGTGGTGGTGGGCGCGGACGGGCTGGGCCGGTGTGCCTGGGGCGCGGCGCCACCGGAGTACCGGGCCTACCACGACGAGGAATGGGGCCGCCCGGTGGCCGACGAGGTCCGGATCTTCGAGAAGCTGTGCCTCGAGGGCTTCCAGAGCGGGCTGTCGTGGCTGACCATCCTGCGCAAGCGGGAGGGGTTCCGGGCCGCCTTCGCCGGCTTCGACCCGGCCGCCGTCGCCGACTTCGGGGACTCCGACGTCGAGCGCCTCCTGGCCGACGCCGGCATCGTCCGGCACCGCGGGAAGATCACGGCGACGATCGGGAACGCCCGGGCCACCGTCCGCCTGCACGCGGAAGGCCGCTCGTTGGGTGCGTTGCTGTGGAGCCACGAGCCCGGCTCCCGCCGGGGGCCGGGGTCCCCGGGTGACCTGGCGGCGTCCACCTCCGAGTCCAAGGCGGCGGCGGCGGAGCTGCGCCGGGCCGGGTTCCGGTTCGTCGGCCCGACGACCGTTCACGCCGCCATGCAGGCCCTGGGCGTGGTCAACGACCACCTGGCCCGATGCCACTTCCGGGAGGCGGCGGAAGCCGAGCGGGCCCGCTTCCATCCGCCGAGCTGACCTCCGCCGGGGCGGTGGGTCAGGAGGGCGCCGCCGCGAACTGCGGCAGCCACTGCTCGGTCCCCGCCACGAGCTCGTCGGCCATGGCGTCGATGTCCCGCAGGTCTCCCCGTCCCGCCAGCGGATCGAGGGCCAGGGCGGCCCCGACGAGGCTGCGGTCCCCGGTGAGGGCGGCCTCGACCGTGAGCTCGTGCACGGCGGCGTGGCGCCTGAGCAGCTCCGCGAGCGGAGCCGGGGCCCGGGCCGCGTCGCGCCCGCGCATCCCGTCCTCGTCGACCACGCATATCGCCTCGACCACGGCATCGTCCGGCAGGTCGGGGCACTGCCCGCGGTTGGGCAGGTTGAGCGGG
Protein-coding regions in this window:
- a CDS encoding DNA-3-methyladenine glycosylase I, with product MSDVVVGADGLGRCAWGAAPPEYRAYHDEEWGRPVADEVRIFEKLCLEGFQSGLSWLTILRKREGFRAAFAGFDPAAVADFGDSDVERLLADAGIVRHRGKITATIGNARATVRLHAEGRSLGALLWSHEPGSRRGPGSPGDLAASTSESKAAAAELRRAGFRFVGPTTVHAAMQALGVVNDHLARCHFREAAEAERARFHPPS